ACCGAACTTTTTAAGATGAAGCTGTTCTGCTTTCGAAGCACCTGCTGCTACAGCACCAAGTTCACAAGAGGTAGCAATAAGTAGAGCGGTTTTCCGCTTGATTCTCCGAAAATAATCTCGTACATTTTGATTCCAGTTAAATTGATCACGAATTTGTTCAATTTCACCTATGCTCATCTCAAGAATCGCAGTAGATAAAATGGTATTGGCAGCTGGTTCTTTCAATTCTGTAACGAGCTCAATCGCTCGTGCAAAAATATAGTCCCCAGTATACATCGCCACACGATTATCCCATTTGGCTTTAATCGTTTTAGCCCCTCTTCTCATTTCTGCATCATCGATCACATCGTCATGTACGAGAGAAGCCATATGAATAAGTTCAAGTGCCACTGCCACATTCTTCATAAGTGGCAAATTATAATCCCCAAATTTACCTGAGAGCAAAACGAAAACAGGACGGATTCGTTTCCCTCCAGCTTTTAATAGGTGGTTAGAAGCATCCCGGAGAACAGGATGGTGAGCATCTACCGTTTGCTCCAGTTCGGATTCAATAAAAGATAAATCTTTTTTTAAAGAAGCGTATATCGTTTTTAATTTCATGAGATCCACCTTACTGATTTTCACAAAATATCTGTTCTCTTTTATGGTTTGATTGGCTTAAATCCTCTATGCATCGCTGCAACGCCACCTGAGTATGGCTTTATGTCTACACGGCTAAATCCATTTTGAAAGAAAAGTTGCTTTAATTCATCGCGTCCAGGGAATGTGCTTGCTGATTCCTGTAACCATGAATACTCTTCGTAACTCTTCGCAAAAACTTTACCTAGCACCGGCATT
The sequence above is drawn from the Pseudalkalibacillus hwajinpoensis genome and encodes:
- the hepT gene encoding heptaprenyl diphosphate synthase component II, whose translation is MKLKTIYASLKKDLSFIESELEQTVDAHHPVLRDASNHLLKAGGKRIRPVFVLLSGKFGDYNLPLMKNVAVALELIHMASLVHDDVIDDAEMRRGAKTIKAKWDNRVAMYTGDYIFARAIELVTELKEPAANTILSTAILEMSIGEIEQIRDQFNWNQNVRDYFRRIKRKTALLIATSCELGAVAAGASKAEQLHLKKFGYYVGMSYQITDDILDYTGTVKQLGKPAGGDLLQGNITLPVLYAMNQGNKEEIMNVFSEELYASQEQVNQVISIVKSSGGIEHARDISDRYLQKAFHELNQLPSHSARTSLRQIAEYIGKRKH